One window of the Roseovarius sp. THAF9 genome contains the following:
- a CDS encoding sarcosine oxidase subunit alpha family protein: MTQKNRIKGGLIDRSKEIKFRFNDKWFRGHPGDTLASALLANGQLLVGRSFKYHRPRGVFTDGSEEPNALVHLRDGAYQEPNTRATMVELFDGLNATSQNHRGSLEYDLLAVNDFFSPFLSAGFYYKTFMWPKAFWEKLYEPIIRAAAGLGRLSMKDDPDTYDKGFLHCDLLVIGAGPAGLMAALTAARAGARVILADEDFRPGGRLNSETLELGGMSGTDWAAQTAAELESMDNVRLMPRTTVYGAYDHGIYGALERCTDHLADGGGKPRQILWRIYSKRAVLAAGATERPIAFGNNDRPGIMLASAVRSYANRYAATPGKHVAVFTNNDDGWRTAADLLAKGIEVPVVVDSRDKPAPVDLPGVRHIAGEAVMNTIGRKGVKSITLTNGKVIPVDALAVSGGWNPNVHLTCHQRGRPTWRDDLCAFVPGGDLPVGMTVAGAANGSMTLAAALAEGQAQSTAQLDALGIKAKATDLPQAEDEPRDCAAFWHVKQSKHRAWVDLQNDVTVKDIKLANTEGFRSVELLKRYTTMGMATDQGKTSNIAGLAILAEERGKTIPEVGTTIFRPPYTPVPIGALAGRARGKDFRPYRLTPSHKWAKENGASFVTVGNWLRAEWYTRPGEKGWRDSVDREALTTRTKVGICDVTTLGKIDIQGKDAGAFLDKVYANTFSTLKVGRVRYGLMLREDGICYDDGTTARMGENHYVMTTTTANAVTVFRRLEFARQCLWPDMDVHLISTTDGWAQFAVAGPKSRDLLRKVIDAEHDISNEAFPFMACGHVTVCGGTPARLFRISFSGEMAYEIAVPARFGNSMMAVLNEAGEEYDAAPYGTEALGVMRIEKGHCTGNELNGQTTAHNIGLGKMVSQKKECIGQVLAQRPEMIRDDAVRLVGFRPVDRDKKLIAGSHFLNKHAPTDMEHDQGWMTSVAYSPNLGHHIGLGFIKSGHERMGEIVRAVSPVHGTEMEVEIVSAHFVDPEGERLRG; encoded by the coding sequence ATGACCCAGAAGAACCGCATCAAGGGCGGCCTGATCGACCGCTCAAAAGAAATCAAGTTCCGCTTCAACGACAAGTGGTTCCGGGGCCATCCCGGCGACACGCTCGCCTCGGCGCTCTTGGCCAACGGCCAGCTTCTGGTGGGCCGGTCCTTCAAGTATCACCGCCCGCGCGGCGTCTTCACCGACGGCTCCGAGGAACCCAACGCGCTGGTCCACCTGCGCGACGGCGCTTATCAGGAGCCGAACACACGCGCCACGATGGTCGAGCTTTTCGATGGGCTGAACGCCACCTCGCAGAACCATCGCGGTTCGTTGGAATACGATCTGTTGGCGGTCAACGATTTCTTTTCGCCCTTCCTGTCGGCGGGTTTCTACTACAAGACCTTCATGTGGCCCAAGGCGTTCTGGGAAAAGCTCTACGAGCCGATCATCCGCGCCGCCGCCGGCCTTGGCCGCCTGTCAATGAAGGACGACCCCGACACGTACGACAAGGGCTTCCTGCATTGCGACCTGCTGGTCATTGGTGCGGGTCCAGCGGGCCTGATGGCGGCGCTGACCGCCGCGCGCGCTGGTGCCCGCGTGATCCTCGCCGACGAGGATTTCCGCCCCGGCGGTCGCCTCAACTCCGAGACGCTGGAGCTGGGAGGCATGTCCGGCACCGACTGGGCGGCACAGACTGCGGCCGAGTTGGAATCGATGGACAATGTCCGCCTGATGCCCCGCACTACTGTCTACGGCGCCTATGACCATGGGATCTATGGCGCGCTCGAACGCTGCACCGATCACCTCGCCGACGGCGGCGGCAAGCCGCGCCAGATCCTTTGGCGCATCTATTCCAAGCGCGCCGTTCTGGCGGCCGGCGCCACCGAGCGTCCCATTGCCTTCGGCAACAACGATCGCCCCGGCATCATGCTGGCGAGCGCCGTGCGCAGCTATGCCAACCGCTACGCCGCCACGCCCGGCAAACACGTCGCCGTCTTCACCAACAACGATGACGGGTGGCGCACTGCCGCCGACCTATTGGCCAAGGGCATCGAGGTTCCCGTCGTCGTCGACAGCCGTGACAAGCCCGCCCCCGTCGACCTGCCCGGCGTCCGGCACATCGCAGGCGAGGCGGTGATGAACACCATCGGGCGCAAGGGCGTCAAGTCGATCACTCTGACCAATGGCAAAGTCATTCCCGTCGACGCGCTGGCCGTGTCCGGCGGCTGGAATCCCAACGTTCACCTCACCTGTCATCAACGCGGTCGCCCCACATGGCGCGACGATCTTTGCGCCTTCGTGCCGGGCGGCGATCTGCCCGTCGGAATGACCGTTGCCGGGGCGGCGAACGGGTCCATGACCCTCGCCGCCGCACTGGCCGAAGGCCAGGCCCAATCCACCGCGCAACTCGACGCACTCGGGATCAAGGCCAAGGCCACCGACCTGCCGCAGGCCGAGGATGAACCGCGCGACTGCGCCGCCTTCTGGCACGTCAAGCAAAGCAAGCACCGCGCCTGGGTTGACCTTCAGAACGACGTCACCGTCAAGGACATCAAGCTGGCCAACACCGAGGGTTTCCGCTCGGTCGAGTTGCTGAAGCGTTACACGACGATGGGCATGGCCACCGATCAGGGCAAGACGTCCAACATCGCCGGTCTCGCCATTCTCGCCGAGGAACGCGGCAAGACCATCCCCGAGGTCGGCACCACCATCTTTCGCCCGCCCTACACCCCCGTGCCTATCGGCGCACTGGCCGGGCGCGCCCGCGGCAAGGATTTCCGCCCCTACCGCCTGACCCCCAGTCACAAATGGGCAAAGGAAAACGGCGCCAGTTTCGTGACCGTGGGCAACTGGTTGCGGGCCGAATGGTATACGCGTCCGGGCGAAAAAGGCTGGCGCGATTCCGTCGATCGCGAGGCCCTGACAACCCGCACGAAGGTGGGTATCTGCGACGTCACAACGCTGGGCAAGATCGACATCCAAGGCAAGGATGCCGGCGCCTTCCTCGACAAGGTCTATGCCAACACGTTCTCGACGCTCAAGGTCGGCCGGGTCCGCTATGGCCTGATGCTGCGCGAGGACGGAATCTGTTACGACGACGGCACTACCGCGCGGATGGGCGAAAACCACTACGTGATGACCACGACCACTGCCAACGCGGTCACGGTCTTTCGCCGGCTGGAATTCGCGCGCCAATGCCTCTGGCCCGACATGGACGTGCACCTGATTTCCACCACCGACGGCTGGGCGCAGTTCGCCGTCGCCGGGCCAAAATCCCGTGACCTGTTGCGCAAGGTGATCGACGCCGAGCACGACATCTCGAACGAGGCGTTCCCCTTCATGGCCTGTGGTCACGTCACCGTCTGCGGCGGCACGCCCGCGCGACTGTTCCGGATATCATTCTCGGGCGAGATGGCCTACGAGATCGCCGTGCCCGCGAGGTTCGGCAACTCCATGATGGCGGTGCTGAACGAGGCCGGCGAGGAATACGATGCGGCACCGTATGGAACCGAGGCGCTCGGCGTCATGCGTATCGAAAAAGGCCATTGCACCGGCAACGAGTTGAACGGTCAGACGACCGCACACAATATTGGGCTGGGCAAGATGGTCAGCCAAAAGAAGGAATGCATCGGCCAGGTCTTGGCGCAACGGCCCGAGATGATCCGCGACGATGCCGTGCGACTGGTCGGGTTCCGCCCCGTCGACCGTGACAAAAAGCTGATCGCGGGCTCGCATTTCCTCAACAAGCATGCCCCCACCGACATGGAGCATGACCAGGGCTGGATGACCTCTGTCGCCTATTCGCCCAACCTCGGCCACCATATCGGACTTGGCTTTATCAAGAGCGGGCACGAGCGCATGGGCGAAATCGTCCGCGCGGTCAGCCCCGTGCACGGCACCGAAATGGAAGTCGAAATCGTCTCGGCCCATTTCGTCGACCCCGAAGGAGAGCGTCTGCGTGGCTGA